The following are from one region of the Arachis duranensis cultivar V14167 chromosome 10, aradu.V14167.gnm2.J7QH, whole genome shotgun sequence genome:
- the LOC107470512 gene encoding pentatricopeptide repeat-containing protein At1g20230 produces MLPTDVTASSPEKKYSSLISKCITAKSFKFGKALHCHLIKTALFFDPFLTNGLIDVYSKCCCVESAEKAFDDLPNKTTRSWNTLISLYSKMCLFDKAYNLFDKMPHRNLVSYNSLISGSTRHGFHRESISLFRMMQMDSDCLMLDEFTLVSVVGSCASLGNLKWLHQVHGVAVIVGIEGNMILSNALIDAYGKCGKPNSSYSVFCWMQENDVVSWTSMVVAYARASKLDKACRVFQNMPFRNTISWTALITGFARNRRCSEALNLFKQMLEEGVNPNAQTFVSVLGACADEALIGRGKEVHGKIIRYSNSEKNLFNVYLYNALIDMYGKCGDMKSAEILFEMAPMRDLVSWNTLITGFAQNGYGHESMVVFRRMMIETNLKPNYVTFLGVISGCSHAGLVHQGLELLDLMEQRYSVKPSPEHYALLIDLLGRKNRLKEAVDLIEKTPSRIRNHIAVWGAVLGACRVHGNLDLARTAAEALFELEPENTARYVMLSNIYAASGRFHDADKIRRIMKEKGLKKEAAHSWIELRDARHEFVAKDKFHPQIGEICEINNKLVYHLKDAGYQPFSDYPLLPDEDDDFYFSI; encoded by the coding sequence ATGCTTCCCACTGATGTAACTGCTTCCTCCCCCGAAAAGAAGTACTCGTCCCTGATTTCCAAGTGCATCACAGCGAAAAGTTTCAAGTTTGGCAAGGCCCTGCACTGTCACCTCATAAAAACCGCGCTTTTTTTCGACCCTTTTCTCACCAACGGTCTCATCGATGTGTATTCCAAGTGCTGCTGTGTAGAGAGTGCCGAGAAGGCCTTCGATGATCTTCCCAATAAGACCACGCGCTCATGGAACACGCTCATCTCTCTGTACTCCAAAATGTGTCTTTTCGATAAAGCATATAACCTGTTCGATAAAATGCCTCACCGAAACCTCGTCAGCTATAACTCACTTATATCCGGTTCTACACGCCACGGGTTTCACAGAGAATCGATTAGTCTTTTCCGGATGATGCAAATGGATAGTGATTGTCTGATGTTGGATGAGTTCACGCTTGTTAGCGTAGTTGGGAGCTGTGCTAGTTTAGGTAACCTTAAATGGCTCCACCAAGTTCATGGGGTGGCAGTTATAGTTGGCATAGAGGGTAACATGATCCTTAGCAACGCTCTAATCGATGCCTATGGAAAATGCGGCAAGCCGAATTCGTCGTATTCCGTGTTCTGTTGGATGCAAGAGAATGATGTTGTGTCTTGGACATCTATGGTTGTGGCTTATGCTCGGGCATCTAAATTGGACAAGGCTTGCAGGGTGTTCCAGAACATGCCGTTTAGGAATACTATTTCTTGGACTGCTTTGATCACTGGTTTTGCTAGGAACCGACGTTGCAGCGAAGCTTTGAATCTTTTTAAACAAATGCTGGAAGAGGGTGTGAATCCAAATGCTCAAACATTTGTAAGTGTTTTAGGTGCTTGTGCAGACGAGGCTCTTATAGGAAGAGGTAAAGAAGTCCATGGTAAGATTATAAGATATAGCAATAGTGAGAAAAACTTGTTTAATGTGTACTTATATAATGCTTTGATTGATATGTATGGGAAGTGTGGGGATATGAAATCAGCTGAAATTCTGTTTGAGATGGCTCCTATGAGGGATTTGGTATCTTGGAATACATTGATAACTGGATTTGCACAGAATGGTTATGGGCATGAATCAATGGTTGTCTTTAGAAGGATGATGATAGAAACCAACTTGAAGCCTAATTATGTGACTTTTCTTGGAGTGATATCTGGCTGTAGCCATGCAGGTCTAGTCCATCAGGGTTTAGAGTTGCTGGATTTGATGGAACAGCGATATAGCGTTAAGCCTAGTCCTGAACATTATGCTCTGCTAATTGATTTGCTTGGGAGAAAAAACAGACTCAAGGAAGCTGTGGATTTAATTGAGAAAACGCCTAGCAGAATTAGGAACCACATTGCAGTGTGGGGGGCAGTGTTGGGTGCATGTCGAGTTCATGGCAACTTGGATCTTGCTAGAACGGCTGCAGAAGCTTTGTTTGAGTTGGAACCTGAGAACACAGCAAGATATGTCATGTTATCAAACATTTATGCCGCGTCTGGCAGATTCCATGATGCTGATAAAATTAGGAGGATAATGAAGGAGAAAGGTTTAAAGAAAGAAGCAGCTCATAGTTGGATTGAGTTAAGGGATGCAAGACATGAGTTTGTGGCTAAGGACAAATTCCATCCACAGATTGGTGAGATATGTGAAATAAACAATAAGCTAGTTTATCATCTGAAGGATGCAGGATATCAGCCTTTTAGTGATTACCCTCTTCTTCCTGATGAGGATGATGATTTCTACTTTAGTATTTAG
- the LOC107470452 gene encoding ABC transporter G family member 5-like: protein MKKQGCEVEAIGINYKICTGTTEQTFKIFRKPPQLNNEEHGEAPEPAEEARTNDHRSFCSRVRHILWDVNCVAKPSEVLAVVGPSGAGKSSLLEILAGKVCPTKGSILVNKKPVDKAQIRKNSGYVTQKDILFPLLTVEETLMFSAKLRLNLPKQQLCSRVKSLIQELGLGHVSRTRVGDEKVRGISGGEKRRVSIAIEVVHDPKVLILDEPTSGLDSTSAMQIIGMLKVMSESRGRTIIFSIHQPGFRIVKMFNSILLLANGSVLHHGTVDLLGANLRLMGLELPLHVNVVEFAIESIDTIQQQQKCEEDQQQVPQRLRGTAPRKKGNDRGESRSGRFTLQQLFQQSKVTDVGMINEEMDFTCEFANSRLRETIILTHRFAKIILRTKELFACRTVQMLISGLVLGSVFCHLKEGLEGAQERVGLFAFILTFLLSCTTEALPIFLQEREILMRETSSGSYRVSSYAIANALVFLPFLLILAILFTMPLYWLVGLNKNFATFLNFLLIIWLILYTANSVVVCFSALVPNFIVGNAVISGVIGSFFLFSGYFISKYEIPKYWIFMHYVSLYKYPFEGFLINEFSNSKKCLEYMFGACLVKGEDVLKEKGYGGENSRWKNLGMILCFILIYRFISYVFLRYRCSKSIII, encoded by the coding sequence ATGAAGAAGCAAGGGTGTGAGGTTGAAGCAATAGGCATCAACTACAAGATTTGCACAGGCACAACAGAGCAAACTTTCAAGATCTTCAGAAAACCTCCACAACTGAATAATGAAGAACATGGAGAGGCACCAGAACCAGCAGAGGAAGCAAGAACTAATGATCACAGATCATTCTGCAGCAGAGTTAGGCACATTCTCTGGGATGTGAACTGCGTGGCGAAGCCGTCGGAAGTTCTGGCAGTTGTTGGTCCAAGTGGGGCTGGAAAATCATCCCTCCTTGAGATTCTTGCCGGCAAAGTTTGTCCGACAAAAGGGTCTATCTTGGTGAACAAGAAACCTGTAGATAAAGCACAGATCAGGAAGAATTCGGGGTATGTAACACAAAAAGATATCTTATTTCCATTACTTACGGTTGAAGAAACATTGATGTTTAGTGCAAAGTTAAGGCTGAATCTTCCTAAGCAACAACTATGCTCCAGAGTGAAGTCACTGATTCAGGAACTTGGTCTTGGCCATGTTTCTAGGACTAGAGTCGGAGATGAAAAGGTTCGTGGAATATCCGGTGGCGAGAAGCGCCGCGTTTCAATTGCCATAGAAGTAGTACATGATCCAAAAGTGCTGATTCTGGATGAACCAACTTCAGGCCTCGACAGTACTAGTGCAATGCAGATAATTGGTATGCTAAAAGTCATGTCCGAATCGAGGGGACGAACTATAATCTTCAGTATCCATCAACCTGGGTTCAGaatagtgaaaatgttcaattcAATATTGTTGTTAGCCAATGGCTCTGTGTTGCACCATGGCACTGTGGATTTGCTAGGTGCGAATCTAAGGTTAATGGGTTTAGAGCTTCCTCTTCATGTTAACGTAGTTGAATTCGCCATTGAGTCCATTGATACCATTCAGCAGCAACAAAAATGTGAAGAAGATCAGCAGCAAGTGCCACAAAGATTGCGAGGAACTGCACCACGGAAGAAAGGCAATGATCGAGGCGAGAGTAGAAGTGGTAGGTTTACTCTGCAGCAGCTCTTTCAACAATCCAAGGTAACTGATGTTGGAATGATAAATGAGGAAATGGATTTCACTTGTGAGTTTGCTAATTCTAGATTGAGAGAAACTATTATTCTCACTCATAGGTTTGCCAAAATCATTCTTCGCACGAAGGAGCTCTTCGCATGTAGGACAGttcagatgctgatttctgggcTGGTTTTAGGCTCTGTCTTTTGTCATCTCAAGGAAGGTCtagaaggagcacaagaaaggGTTGGTCTATTTGCTTTCATACTAACATTTTTGTTATCATGCACGACAGAAGCTCTACCAATTTTTCTGCAAGAAAGGGAGATTCTAATGAGGGAAACCTCTAGTGGAAGCTATAGAGTATCATCCTATGCTATTGCCAATGCCTTAGTTTTCTTGCCATTTCTACTCATTCTTGCCATTTTATTCACAATGCCCTTATATTGGCTCGTTGGCCTAAACAAGAACTTCGCAACATTCTTGAACTTCTTGTTGATAATTTGGCTAATTCTTTACACGGCGAATTCCGTGGTGGTGTGTTTCAGTGCTCTGGTGCCAAACTTCATTGTTGGGAATGCAGTGATTTCTGGTGTCATTGGTTCATTCTTTTTGTTCTCTGGTTACTTCATATCAAAATATGAGATTCCTAAGTACTGGATTTTCATGCATTATGTGTCTCTATACAAGTATCCTTTTGAAGGCTTTCTAATAAATGAGTTCTCCAACTCAAAGAAATGCTTGGAATACATGTTTGGGGCATGTTTGGTAAAGGGAGAAGACGTGCTTAAAGAAAAAGGGTATGGTGGGGAAAATAGTAGATGGAAGAATCTTGGAATGATATTGTGCTTTATCTTAATCTACAGGTTCATTTCTTATGTATTTCTTAGATATAGATGCTCGAAGAGCATCATCATCTAA
- the LOC107470513 gene encoding uncharacterized protein LOC107470513 — translation MKPHHREEYAEDNEDEGDTEFSFWNPSNTMSSFMSDSKNMMKVVECSPFLPRSRRCSHIMDPLKIKAIEEGRKELMEMVQGMPDSSFELSFQDMVVHDKQVLQSQPYQDEENKHKQVRSSSSSSSNSSGKAQAKKPKKAKKSESINRPKQMMRVESMDSASFLLKLFIPISLKKPKVQNGSKNWSVKSSSSSGGSRDKSRYFDRNLSFSQGCFPFGHYIKGIKKKVGG, via the exons ATGAAGCCTCATCACAGAGAAGAATATGCAGAAGACAACGAAGATGAAGGCGACACAGAATTCAGTTTCTGGAACCCATCAAACACCATGTCCTCTTTCATGAGCGATAGCAAAAACATGATGAAAGTTGTTGAGTGCTCTCCATTTCTTCCTCGCAGCCGGCGTTGTAGCCACATCATGGACCCTTTAAAGATCAAAGCTATTGAAGAAGGAAGGAAGGAGCTTATGGAGATGGTTCAAGGCATGCCGGATTCTAGCTTCGAACTCTCGTTCCAGGACATGGTTGTGCATGATAAGCAGGTGTTGCAATCACAGCCGTATCAAGATGAAGAGAATAAACACAAGCAAGTTCGCAGTAGTAGTAGCAGCAGCAGCAATAGCAGTGGTAAAGCCCAAGCAAAGAAGCCGAAAAAAGCGAAGAAAAGCGAAAGCATTAATAGGCCAAAGCAGATGATGAGGGTTGAGAGCATGGACAGTGCTTCCTTCCTCCTTAAGCTCTTCATTCCAATTTCTCTTAAGAAGCCCAAAGTTCAGAATGGCTCCAAGAATTGGAGTGTTAAAAGTAGCAGCAGCAGTGGTGGATCCCGAGACAAAAGCAG GTATTTTGATCGCAACTTATCATTCTCACAAGGTTGCTTCCCATTCGGTCATTATATTAAAGGCATAAAAAAGAAAGTGGGAGGATGA